The Corynebacterium confusum genome has a window encoding:
- the qcrA gene encoding cytochrome bc1 complex Rieske iron-sulfur subunit — protein sequence MSNVNHNYTDAQLKGMSNDELAALGTELDDVTVAFRKERFPVDGDPAEKRAATGIGIWLTISIISAIAFLGVYLFWPWEFKTLGEDGLIWHTLYTPLLGLFSGLAIICLGVAIIQYVKKIIPEEISVQRRHDGPSDEVDRRTLTALLNDSWKTSTLGRRKTLMGLLGGAGVLFGLSVIAPLGGAIKNPWKVRHEMNYMGDGTLWTSGWTLHEKGVKLYLARDTSTIAEMHEGESGSHYTTKGLARLVRVRPEDLAAGGMETVFPLAESDVNDGDLYDPEKDVYENHMHSIHGNRNAVMLIRLRHADAQRAIERKGQEDFHHGDYYAFSKICTHIGCPTSLYEAQTNRILCPCHQSQFDALEYGKPVFGPAARALPQLPITVDEDGYLVAQGNFIEPVGPAFWERKS from the coding sequence ATGAGCAACGTAAATCACAACTACACCGACGCTCAGCTGAAGGGCATGAGCAACGACGAGCTCGCTGCCCTCGGTACTGAGCTGGACGACGTCACTGTCGCCTTCCGTAAGGAGCGCTTCCCGGTCGACGGAGACCCGGCTGAGAAGCGCGCGGCCACCGGCATTGGTATTTGGCTGACGATTTCCATCATCTCGGCCATCGCCTTCTTGGGCGTCTACCTTTTCTGGCCGTGGGAGTTCAAGACCCTGGGTGAAGACGGCCTGATTTGGCACACGCTCTACACCCCGCTGCTGGGTCTGTTCTCCGGTCTGGCAATTATCTGCCTGGGCGTCGCTATTATTCAGTACGTCAAGAAGATCATTCCGGAAGAGATTTCGGTCCAGCGTCGCCACGACGGTCCTTCCGACGAGGTTGACCGCCGCACCCTGACCGCCCTGCTGAACGACTCGTGGAAGACCTCCACTCTGGGTCGCCGCAAGACCTTGATGGGCCTGCTCGGTGGCGCCGGCGTACTCTTCGGCCTGTCGGTTATCGCCCCGCTGGGCGGCGCTATCAAGAACCCGTGGAAGGTTCGTCACGAGATGAACTACATGGGTGACGGCACCCTGTGGACTTCCGGCTGGACCCTGCACGAAAAGGGCGTCAAACTCTACCTAGCTCGCGACACCAGCACCATCGCTGAGATGCACGAGGGCGAGTCCGGCAGCCACTACACCACGAAGGGTCTGGCGCGCCTGGTGCGCGTCCGCCCGGAGGACCTGGCTGCCGGCGGTATGGAGACCGTGTTCCCGTTGGCAGAATCCGACGTTAACGACGGCGACCTGTACGATCCGGAAAAGGACGTCTACGAAAACCACATGCACTCGATCCACGGCAACCGCAACGCGGTCATGCTGATTCGCCTGCGCCACGCAGACGCACAGCGCGCCATCGAGCGCAAGGGTCAGGAAGACTTCCACCACGGTGACTACTACGCCTTCTCCAAGATTTGTACTCACATCGGTTGCCCGACCTCGCTGTACGAGGCTCAGACCAACCGAATCCTGTGCCCGTGCCACCAGTCGCAGTTCGATGCTCTGGAGTACGGCAAGCCGGTCTTCGGCCCGGCCGCCCGTGCTCTGCCGCAGCTGCCGATCACCGTGGACGAAGACGGCTACCTCGTCGCGCAGGGTAACTTCATTGAGCCTGTCGGCCCGGCATTCTGGGAGCGTAAGTCATAA
- the qcrC gene encoding cytochrome bc1 complex diheme cytochrome c subunit, producing MMDTNPNNNASPVGETTAAAAAKKTRRRRKMKRTLAGAFALTVGLTGAGVLATALTPDAQVATAQKDDQALIQEGKDIYDVACITCHGANLQGVDQRGPSLIGVGAGSVYFQVHSGRMPMMSNDAQAERKTPRYTEQQTLALAAYVAANGGGPDIVYNDDGTIAMESLRGANYNGQIQAEDVAKGSELFRMNCASCHNFTGQGGALSSGKYAPPLDPANEQEIYQAMLTGPQNMPKFSDRQLTADEKKDIIAYIKSANETPSPAGWDLGGLGPVSEGLAMWIIGITALCAAAMWMGSRS from the coding sequence ATGATGGATACCAATCCCAACAACAACGCTTCACCGGTGGGTGAGACCACCGCGGCGGCTGCGGCGAAGAAGACCCGCCGCCGGCGCAAGATGAAGCGCACCCTCGCGGGTGCTTTCGCGCTGACCGTCGGTCTGACGGGTGCCGGCGTTTTGGCTACCGCCCTGACGCCGGACGCTCAGGTCGCCACCGCCCAGAAGGATGACCAAGCCCTGATCCAGGAAGGCAAGGACATCTACGATGTCGCTTGTATTACCTGCCACGGCGCCAACCTGCAGGGCGTCGACCAGCGTGGCCCTTCGCTCATCGGCGTCGGCGCCGGTTCGGTCTACTTCCAGGTTCACTCCGGTCGTATGCCGATGATGTCTAACGACGCCCAGGCGGAGCGCAAGACCCCGCGTTACACCGAGCAGCAGACCCTGGCCCTGGCTGCTTACGTCGCAGCCAACGGTGGGGGACCGGACATCGTCTACAACGATGACGGCACCATCGCTATGGAGTCCCTGCGCGGCGCCAACTACAACGGCCAAATTCAGGCCGAGGACGTCGCCAAGGGGTCTGAGCTGTTCCGTATGAACTGCGCTTCCTGCCACAACTTCACCGGCCAGGGCGGCGCACTGTCCTCCGGTAAGTACGCACCGCCCCTGGATCCTGCCAACGAGCAGGAGATCTACCAGGCCATGCTGACCGGCCCGCAGAACATGCCGAAGTTCTCCGACCGCCAGCTGACCGCTGACGAGAAGAAGGACATCATCGCCTACATCAAGTCTGCTAACGAGACCCCGTCTCCGGCAGGCTGGGACCTGGGCGGTCTCGGCCCGGTTTCTGAAGGCCTGGCAATGTGGATTATCGGCATCACCGCGCTGTGCGCGGCCGCTATGTGGATGGGATCGCGCTCATGA
- a CDS encoding DUF3043 domain-containing protein, with translation MKLPWQKDNQDAAAADTADQSAAHAGKDSAAQEAKSYPKGYTPPKGRPTPKRAEQEIAKGVIRDPHRMSTAQAHQNRKELKKSMSKEEWKDYKAKEREEQRKRNRETQERMAAGDERYLPARDRGKERAYARDVVDVANSPLRFTMPGALALLLFMFVGTFVPSISPAVSAVGMVFILLFAVLAILHGRRVNNAVRMKFPGTTAAGFSLGSYAVGRATQPRKWRVPRPRVKPGEALT, from the coding sequence GTGAAACTACCGTGGCAAAAAGACAATCAGGACGCCGCTGCAGCGGACACCGCCGACCAGTCGGCCGCGCACGCCGGCAAGGACTCGGCAGCCCAGGAGGCTAAGAGCTACCCGAAGGGCTATACCCCGCCGAAGGGCCGGCCGACGCCGAAGCGCGCGGAGCAGGAGATCGCCAAGGGCGTTATCCGCGATCCGCACCGCATGTCTACTGCGCAGGCGCACCAGAACCGCAAAGAGCTGAAGAAGTCCATGTCCAAGGAAGAATGGAAGGACTACAAGGCCAAGGAGCGCGAGGAGCAGCGCAAGCGCAACCGCGAGACCCAGGAGCGCATGGCCGCCGGCGACGAGCGCTACCTGCCGGCCCGCGACCGCGGCAAGGAGCGGGCTTATGCCCGCGATGTCGTCGACGTCGCCAACAGCCCGCTGCGCTTTACTATGCCCGGCGCACTCGCCCTGCTGTTGTTCATGTTCGTCGGCACGTTTGTCCCGAGCATCTCCCCGGCAGTATCCGCCGTGGGCATGGTCTTCATCCTACTCTTCGCCGTCCTGGCTATCCTGCACGGCCGCCGCGTCAACAACGCGGTGCGGATGAAGTTCCCCGGCACCACCGCTGCCGGCTTCAGCCTGGGCAGCTACGCGGTGGGGCGGGCTACCCAGCCGCGTAAGTGGCGCGTGCCGCGCCCGCGGGTCAAGCCGGGCGAGGCTCTGACCTAG
- the ctaC gene encoding aa3-type cytochrome oxidase subunit II, with protein sequence MGQRNKRNLARKAGLAGALALGGSALAACDVQAPEAVNKVLGFGWPRGITPEAEAMYNFWIWVWVAAWTIGIIMWGLFLVAIFRWSAKRAKKQGKGEFPKQLQYNVPLELVLTVVPIIIITALFFFTVQTQQKVTALDKDPKVTVDVTAYQWNWKFGYAAVDGSLAGGQDYDGTDEESNRLAEESAIDPEGTENANPIHGKSKGDISYLNFNDIETVGTTEEVPVLVLPTNTAIEFRLASGDVSHGFWIPEFLFKRDVYAHPENNQQERAFQVESIDKEGAFVGRCAEMCGTYHAMMNFELRAVSPEKFEEYMQYRIDNPDAPNSEALAHIGEAPYATSTQPFNSQRDTQDGDNYVDANDKAQA encoded by the coding sequence GTGGGACAGCGTAATAAGCGCAACCTAGCCCGAAAGGCTGGTCTGGCGGGCGCACTGGCACTGGGTGGCAGTGCTCTCGCAGCCTGTGATGTGCAGGCCCCCGAGGCTGTAAACAAGGTCCTGGGATTCGGCTGGCCGCGGGGCATTACCCCGGAGGCAGAAGCAATGTACAACTTCTGGATCTGGGTCTGGGTTGCTGCGTGGACTATCGGTATCATCATGTGGGGCCTGTTCTTGGTGGCCATCTTCCGGTGGAGTGCCAAGCGGGCCAAGAAGCAGGGTAAGGGCGAGTTCCCGAAGCAGCTGCAGTACAACGTCCCGCTGGAGTTGGTGCTGACGGTTGTCCCGATCATCATCATTACGGCCCTGTTCTTCTTCACGGTCCAGACCCAGCAGAAGGTCACCGCCCTGGATAAGGACCCGAAGGTGACCGTGGACGTGACCGCTTACCAGTGGAACTGGAAGTTCGGCTACGCCGCCGTCGACGGTTCGCTGGCTGGTGGCCAGGACTACGACGGCACCGATGAGGAGAGCAACCGTCTGGCGGAAGAATCCGCCATCGACCCGGAGGGCACCGAGAACGCTAACCCGATTCACGGCAAGTCCAAGGGTGACATCTCCTACCTGAACTTCAATGATATCGAGACCGTTGGTACCACCGAAGAGGTTCCGGTTCTGGTCCTGCCGACCAACACCGCGATTGAGTTCCGCCTGGCTTCCGGCGATGTTTCGCACGGTTTCTGGATTCCGGAGTTCCTGTTCAAGCGCGACGTGTACGCACACCCGGAGAACAACCAGCAGGAGCGCGCTTTCCAGGTGGAGAGTATCGATAAGGAAGGCGCCTTCGTCGGCCGTTGTGCTGAGATGTGCGGTACCTACCACGCGATGATGAACTTCGAGCTGCGTGCCGTTTCCCCGGAGAAGTTCGAGGAGTACATGCAGTACCGTATCGACAACCCGGACGCTCCGAACTCTGAGGCCCTGGCGCACATCGGTGAAGCTCCGTATGCCACCTCGACCCAGCCGTTCAACTCGCAGCGCGACACCCAGGATGGCGACAACTACGTTGACGCCAACGACAAGGCACAGGCATAA
- the asnB gene encoding asparagine synthase (glutamine-hydrolyzing) gives MCGLLSLLAANHNATDYVQAVEDGLPCMRHRGPDAAGTWHDDDAVFGFNRLSIIDLEHSHQPLRWGPADAPDRYALTFNGEIYNYLELREELQAAGYTFNTEGDGEPIVVGYHHWGTDVVNHLRGMFGIVIWDTQTKTMFATRDQFGIKPLYYATTEAGTVFASEMKSILAMAETIGPDLSLDKRAIEHYVDLQYVPEPESLHANIRRVESGCTVTLKPGGEVVSDRYFRPTFPVQKVAKGDEQQLFDRITRALEDSVEKHMRADVTVGSFLSGGIDSTAIAALAKRHNEDLLTFTTGFEREGYSEVDVAAESAEAIGVEHIVKIVSPEEYADAVPKIMWYLDNPVADPSLVPLYFVAQEARKHVKVVLSGEGADELFGGYTIYKEPLSLAPFEKIPSPLRRGLGQLSRVLPEGMKGKSLLNRGSMTMEERYYGNARSFNFEQLQRVLPWARRSWDHREVTAPIYAQSQDFDPVARMQHLDLFTWMRGDILVKADKMNMANSLELRVPFLDKEVFKVAETIPHDLKISHGTTKYALRKALEQIVPPHVLHRKKLGFPVPMRHWLAGDELYGWAQDQINASQTEDIFNKKAVLEMLKEHRDGVSDHSRRLWTVLSFMIWHGIFVEDRIDPQIEQRDYPVKL, from the coding sequence ATGTGCGGACTTTTGAGTTTACTAGCCGCGAATCACAACGCCACGGACTACGTCCAAGCCGTTGAGGACGGACTGCCCTGTATGCGCCACCGCGGTCCGGACGCGGCCGGAACCTGGCACGACGACGACGCCGTCTTCGGGTTCAACCGCCTGTCCATCATCGACCTGGAGCACTCCCACCAGCCTCTGCGCTGGGGCCCGGCCGATGCCCCGGACCGCTACGCCCTGACCTTCAACGGCGAGATTTACAACTACCTGGAGCTGCGCGAGGAGCTGCAGGCCGCCGGCTACACCTTTAATACGGAAGGCGACGGCGAACCCATCGTCGTCGGCTACCACCACTGGGGCACGGACGTGGTCAACCACCTGCGCGGCATGTTCGGCATCGTCATCTGGGACACCCAGACCAAGACTATGTTCGCCACCCGGGACCAGTTCGGCATCAAGCCGCTTTACTACGCCACCACCGAGGCAGGCACCGTCTTCGCCTCCGAGATGAAGTCCATCCTGGCAATGGCCGAGACCATTGGTCCAGACCTGAGCCTTGACAAGCGGGCTATCGAGCACTACGTCGACTTGCAGTACGTGCCGGAGCCGGAGTCCCTGCACGCCAATATCCGCCGCGTCGAATCCGGCTGTACCGTGACCCTGAAGCCGGGCGGCGAGGTCGTCTCCGACCGCTACTTCCGCCCCACCTTCCCGGTGCAGAAGGTCGCCAAGGGCGACGAGCAGCAGCTATTCGACCGCATCACACGCGCCCTGGAGGATTCCGTCGAGAAGCACATGCGCGCGGACGTGACTGTCGGCTCCTTCCTCTCTGGCGGCATCGACTCCACGGCTATCGCCGCGCTGGCCAAGCGCCACAACGAAGACCTGTTGACCTTTACTACCGGCTTTGAGCGCGAGGGCTACTCCGAGGTCGACGTCGCTGCGGAATCCGCCGAGGCCATCGGCGTCGAGCACATCGTCAAGATCGTCTCCCCTGAGGAGTACGCCGACGCCGTGCCGAAGATCATGTGGTACCTGGACAACCCGGTCGCGGATCCCTCGCTGGTCCCGCTGTACTTCGTGGCCCAGGAGGCCCGCAAGCACGTCAAGGTGGTGCTGTCCGGCGAGGGCGCCGACGAGCTTTTCGGCGGCTACACAATATATAAGGAACCGCTCTCCCTGGCGCCGTTCGAGAAGATCCCCTCTCCCCTGCGCCGCGGGCTGGGCCAGCTCTCCCGCGTCCTACCGGAGGGCATGAAGGGCAAGTCCCTGCTCAACCGCGGCTCGATGACCATGGAGGAGCGCTACTACGGCAACGCCCGCTCCTTCAACTTCGAGCAGCTCCAGCGCGTCCTGCCGTGGGCGCGCCGCTCGTGGGACCACCGCGAGGTCACCGCCCCGATCTACGCCCAGTCCCAGGACTTCGATCCGGTCGCCCGCATGCAGCACCTAGACCTGTTTACCTGGATGCGCGGCGACATCCTGGTCAAGGCGGACAAGATGAACATGGCCAACTCCCTGGAGCTGCGCGTGCCCTTCCTGGACAAGGAGGTTTTCAAGGTCGCCGAGACCATCCCGCACGACCTGAAGATTTCCCACGGGACCACCAAGTACGCACTCCGCAAGGCGCTGGAGCAGATCGTTCCGCCGCACGTGCTGCACCGCAAGAAGCTGGGCTTCCCGGTGCCCATGCGCCACTGGCTGGCCGGCGACGAGCTCTACGGCTGGGCCCAGGATCAGATCAACGCCTCGCAGACCGAGGATATCTTCAACAAGAAGGCCGTCCTGGAAATGCTCAAGGAGCACCGCGACGGCGTCAGCGACCACTCCCGCCGCCTGTGGACGGTCCTGTCCTTTATGATCTGGCACGGCATCTTCGTCGAAGACCGCATCGATCCGCAGATCGAGCAGCGCGACTACCCGGTCAAGCTCTAA
- a CDS encoding HesB/IscA family protein, whose amino-acid sequence MTAPASATGVILTEAAAAKAKALLDQEGRDDLSLRIAVQPGGCAGLRYQLYFDDRTLDGDKVDQVGGVNLVVDKMSVPYLTGAKIDFADTIEQQGFTIDNPNAGGSCACGDSFN is encoded by the coding sequence ATGACCGCCCCAGCATCTGCTACTGGCGTCATCCTGACCGAGGCCGCCGCCGCCAAGGCGAAGGCCCTGCTCGATCAGGAAGGCCGCGACGATTTGTCCCTGCGTATTGCTGTCCAGCCGGGCGGCTGCGCCGGCCTGCGCTACCAGCTGTACTTCGACGACCGCACCCTGGACGGCGACAAGGTCGACCAGGTCGGCGGCGTGAACCTCGTCGTGGACAAGATGTCCGTTCCGTACCTGACCGGCGCCAAGATCGACTTCGCCGACACCATCGAGCAGCAGGGCTTCACCATCGACAACCCGAATGCCGGCGGTTCCTGCGCCTGCGGTGATTCCTTCAACTAA
- the ctaE gene encoding aa3-type cytochrome oxidase subunit III gives MTSAVSNQGMAAPRVAALNRPNMVSVGTIVFLSQELMFFAGLFAMWFTSRANGQEGDWAEHTAQINVPMGFLITGVLVLSSVTSQFGVFAAERGDVFKLRLWYSVTILLGVLFLGIMAFEWYELIHHGVTVQASVFGSVFYILTGFHAAHVTGGLLSFVVILLRIAKSKFTPAQATAAMAVSYYWHFVDVVWIGVFVVIYLVQ, from the coding sequence GTGACGAGCGCAGTTTCTAATCAAGGTATGGCAGCACCACGTGTTGCCGCGCTGAACCGACCCAATATGGTCAGCGTGGGCACCATCGTGTTCCTGTCGCAGGAGTTAATGTTCTTCGCCGGACTGTTCGCGATGTGGTTCACATCCCGGGCTAACGGTCAGGAAGGCGATTGGGCGGAGCACACCGCCCAAATCAACGTGCCTATGGGCTTCCTTATTACGGGCGTCCTGGTGCTTTCCTCCGTGACCTCGCAGTTCGGCGTTTTCGCCGCAGAAAGGGGTGACGTATTCAAGCTTCGGCTCTGGTACTCGGTAACCATCCTCCTAGGCGTTTTGTTCCTGGGCATTATGGCCTTCGAGTGGTACGAGCTGATTCACCACGGTGTTACCGTCCAGGCGAGCGTGTTCGGCTCGGTCTTCTACATTCTGACCGGCTTCCACGCGGCCCACGTGACCGGTGGCCTGTTGAGCTTCGTGGTGATTTTGCTTCGCATTGCCAAGTCCAAGTTCACGCCGGCGCAGGCAACCGCTGCCATGGCGGTGTCTTACTACTGGCACTTTGTGGACGTCGTGTGGATCGGCGTTTTCGTCGTCATCTACCTCGTCCAGTAG
- the ctaF gene encoding aa3-type cytochrome oxidase subunit IV — MRVGAKVFYGIFTYLLIAEIVYIFAVNFVKDDGYRHGPEWAGMVAMALAALLALMLAVYIQFTDARSDVLPEDWEEAETEDSAGILGFFSPSSIWPFMMTMAIAVLGLGIIFMYYWMIVLGAIMLVWATTKLSLQYGLPKEKH; from the coding sequence ATGCGTGTAGGTGCAAAAGTCTTTTACGGGATCTTCACATACCTGTTGATCGCCGAAATCGTCTACATCTTCGCCGTCAACTTCGTTAAGGACGACGGCTACCGCCACGGCCCCGAGTGGGCAGGCATGGTCGCCATGGCCCTCGCGGCCCTGCTGGCCCTGATGCTTGCGGTCTACATCCAGTTCACCGATGCCCGCTCCGACGTCCTCCCGGAGGACTGGGAAGAGGCGGAGACCGAGGATTCCGCCGGCATCCTGGGCTTCTTCTCCCCGAGCTCCATCTGGCCGTTCATGATGACCATGGCTATCGCGGTCCTAGGCCTGGGCATCATCTTCATGTACTACTGGATGATTGTTCTGGGCGCCATCATGCTGGTGTGGGCTACCACCAAGCTCTCGCTGCAGTACGGCCTGCCGAAGGAAAAGCACTAG
- a CDS encoding nicotinate-nucleotide--dimethylbenzimidazole phosphoribosyltransferase: protein MVELQADSAAGIGATERRELAAKIALNPQASALGRMSLPVVWLAGCQQRVLPQPVARPRVVVFAGDNGIANAGAPVSQWPADHTHDAVEQLSAHAGPIELLAQRAAARVRLIQAGTSAPIDSADAMDAELTASAFDIGIKAANASADEGDDLVIPADIGVGNSTVAAAIVGRVTGTEPVAIVPRGAQVPTEQWKQQVTVVRDAMFRSRGLADEPAELIRVLGSPAFAAEVAFIAQSAARRTPVLIDGSLGAVAAMLAERLRPGTQEWVFVATSTATPAFDRAVADLGHEPWLDLAVTAGQGLGALSALPLINSAVELITTALAD, encoded by the coding sequence ATGGTGGAGTTGCAGGCGGATAGCGCGGCCGGCATCGGCGCGACTGAAAGGCGTGAGCTCGCGGCCAAGATTGCCCTGAATCCGCAGGCCTCCGCCCTGGGGCGGATGTCCCTGCCGGTGGTCTGGCTGGCCGGCTGCCAGCAGCGCGTCCTGCCCCAGCCGGTGGCCCGGCCGCGGGTCGTGGTCTTCGCCGGCGACAACGGCATCGCCAACGCGGGCGCGCCGGTCTCGCAGTGGCCAGCTGACCACACCCACGACGCGGTCGAGCAGCTGTCCGCGCACGCCGGCCCGATTGAGCTTTTGGCCCAGCGCGCCGCTGCCCGCGTGCGGCTAATCCAAGCAGGCACCTCCGCCCCGATAGATAGCGCCGACGCGATGGACGCCGAACTGACCGCCTCGGCCTTCGACATCGGTATCAAGGCCGCCAACGCCAGCGCGGACGAGGGCGATGATTTGGTGATCCCGGCCGATATCGGCGTCGGCAACAGCACCGTCGCTGCGGCAATTGTGGGCCGCGTGACCGGCACCGAGCCGGTGGCGATCGTGCCGCGCGGCGCCCAGGTCCCGACGGAGCAGTGGAAACAACAGGTCACCGTCGTACGCGACGCGATGTTCCGCAGCCGCGGGCTCGCCGACGAGCCGGCCGAGCTCATCCGCGTGCTGGGCTCGCCGGCGTTTGCCGCCGAGGTAGCCTTCATCGCGCAGTCAGCCGCGCGCCGCACCCCGGTGCTCATCGACGGCTCCCTCGGCGCCGTCGCGGCCATGCTGGCCGAGCGCCTGCGCCCGGGCACCCAGGAATGGGTTTTCGTAGCGACCTCCACCGCCACCCCGGCCTTCGACCGGGCCGTGGCCGATCTGGGGCACGAGCCCTGGCTGGATCTGGCGGTCACGGCTGGCCAGGGCCTCGGCGCCCTGTCCGCCCTGCCGCTGATTAATTCGGCCGTGGAACTCATCACCACGGCCCTGGCGGACTGA